The DNA region AGGAACAGCAGGAACTAAAAAAAGAAATCGACGATTTGAATATTCCTATGGTGAAATATACAACCACAACCGACGCAAATGGTGCAGATGTTAAGATGGATGGACCTTGGGCGGGATTTAGATCGGGGTTGTCTGTCGGTTACAGGTTCTAAAAGAAGGATTTTTGGAGAGATTTCATAAGCTTGCAATATGAGATCCATGATTTTTTACTCGTGTTGGCATCGGATTGGCTCATTGCCATTTCCATTAACGCATAAAAAAACATTGATGAGAACGATTAAGAGAAAACTTGCGTATTTCTATCACATGATCGCGAAATTTATATTTGTAAAAGACGTTATATAGATAGAATCACTACACTTTCAAAGAGAAGAAATTAAGATTGTTTTTTGAGAAACAGCTGGTCACCATTGAGTTCCAGTTGGGTTTTGAAATTATTTGTAAAAAGTCCGCCAGTTCCAAGTCCCTGTGGAATAGTTGACTTTTTGGTATAAGTGTATTGTGCTATTGCATTTAGACCAATGTTGCTTTCCAGGGCAGAAGTGATCCACCAACCGATTCCGAGGTTTTCAGCTATGGAAATCCATTCGTCAGTTCCCGAAAAGCCACCGACCAAAGATGGTTTCAGGATAATGTATTGCGGTTTGATGATTTCTAAAAGTTGCTTTTTGTCTTCGAAATTCACTACACCGATCAATTCTTCATCCAGCGCAATCGGAATCGGTGTTGCCGCACAAAGTTGTGCCATCAAAGAATTTTCGTATTTCGTATTTCGTATTTCGGACTTTTTAATGGGCTGTTCAATAGAATGAATTTCTAAATCCGCCAATTCTTTCAGCACTCTTTTTGCTTCGTCAAATGAGAATGCTCCATTCGCGTCGACACGTAACTCAAGCTTTTCGGGTGGAAACTGATTTCTAAGCTCGGCCAGAATCTCTTTTTCA from Chryseobacterium suipulveris includes:
- a CDS encoding o-succinylbenzoate synthase → MKSASFFKHILEFKRPGGTSRGVLHTKDTFILEISENGKKGIGECGLFRGLSFDDVPNYEEKLQWLVENINQNPKILEQELKMFPSIWFGYEQAILNLKHGDNIYFPSEFTEGKDSIKINGLIWMGNVDFMKEQIEEKLAKGFDCIKLKIGTDWNSEKEILAELRNQFPPEKLELRVDANGAFSFDEAKRVLKELADLEIHSIEQPIKKSEIRNTKYENSLMAQLCAATPIPIALDEELIGVVNFEDKKQLLEIIKPQYIILKPSLVGGFSGTDEWISIAENLGIGWWITSALESNIGLNAIAQYTYTKKSTIPQGLGTGGLFTNNFKTQLELNGDQLFLKKQS